A section of the Neorhizobium galegae bv. orientalis str. HAMBI 540 genome encodes:
- the rpsA gene encoding 30S ribosomal protein S1, whose translation MAVSNPTREDFAALLEESFATNDLAEGYVTKGIVTGIEKDMAVVDVGLKVEGRIALKEFGAKGKDGSLKVGDEVEVYVERIENALGEAVLSREKARREESWVKLELKFEAGERVEGVIFNQVKGGFTVDLDGAVAFLPRSQVDIRPIRDVTPLMHNPQPFEILKMDKRRGNIVVSRRTVLEESRAEQRSEIVQNLEEGQVVDGVVKNITDYGAFVDLGGIDGLLHVTDMAWRRVNHPSEILSIGQQVKVQIIRINQETHRISLGMKQLESDPWDGIAAKYPVGKKISGTVTNITDYGAFVELEPGIEGLIHISEMSWTKKNVHPGKILSTTQDVDVVVLEVDPSKRRISLGLKQTLENPWQAFAFSHPAGTEVEGEVKNKTEFGLFIGLEGDVDGMVHLSDLDWNRPGEQVIEEFNKGDVVKAVVLDVDVDKERISLGIKQLGKDSVGEAAASGDLRKNAVVSCEVIAVNDGGVEVRLVNHEDITSFIRRNDLARDRDDQRPERFSVGQVFDARIVNFSKKDRKVMLSIKALEIAEEKEAVAQFGSSDSGASLGDILGAALKNRGNNE comes from the coding sequence ATGGCAGTATCTAACCCCACGCGGGAGGACTTCGCAGCCCTCCTCGAAGAATCCTTCGCTACCAACGATCTGGCCGAAGGCTATGTCACAAAGGGCATAGTCACCGGGATCGAAAAGGACATGGCCGTCGTTGACGTCGGCCTCAAGGTCGAAGGTCGCATCGCGCTCAAGGAATTCGGTGCCAAGGGCAAGGACGGTTCGCTGAAGGTCGGCGACGAAGTCGAAGTTTACGTCGAGCGCATCGAAAACGCGCTGGGCGAAGCAGTTCTGTCGCGCGAGAAGGCTCGCCGCGAAGAAAGCTGGGTCAAGCTCGAACTCAAGTTCGAAGCTGGCGAGCGCGTCGAAGGCGTCATCTTCAACCAGGTCAAGGGTGGCTTCACCGTCGATCTCGACGGCGCCGTTGCCTTCCTGCCGCGCAGCCAGGTCGACATCCGTCCGATCCGCGACGTCACCCCGCTCATGCACAACCCGCAGCCCTTCGAAATCCTCAAGATGGACAAGCGTCGCGGCAACATCGTTGTTTCGCGCCGTACGGTTCTCGAAGAGTCCCGCGCCGAGCAGCGTTCTGAAATCGTTCAGAACCTCGAAGAAGGCCAGGTTGTTGACGGCGTCGTCAAGAACATCACCGATTACGGTGCGTTCGTTGACCTCGGCGGCATCGACGGCCTGCTGCACGTCACCGACATGGCATGGCGCCGTGTGAACCATCCGTCGGAAATTCTGTCCATCGGCCAGCAGGTCAAGGTACAGATCATCCGCATCAACCAGGAAACCCACCGCATCTCGCTCGGCATGAAGCAGCTCGAGTCGGATCCGTGGGATGGCATTGCCGCCAAGTATCCGGTCGGCAAGAAGATTTCCGGTACCGTCACGAACATCACCGACTACGGTGCATTCGTCGAGCTGGAGCCGGGCATCGAAGGCCTCATCCACATTTCCGAAATGTCCTGGACCAAGAAGAACGTCCATCCCGGCAAGATCCTGTCCACGACTCAGGATGTCGACGTGGTCGTTCTCGAAGTCGATCCGTCCAAGCGCCGTATCTCGCTTGGCCTGAAGCAGACGCTCGAAAATCCGTGGCAGGCATTTGCCTTCAGCCATCCGGCCGGCACTGAAGTCGAAGGCGAAGTCAAGAACAAGACCGAATTCGGCCTGTTCATCGGCCTCGAAGGCGACGTTGACGGCATGGTCCACCTCTCCGACCTCGACTGGAACCGTCCGGGCGAACAGGTCATCGAGGAGTTCAACAAGGGCGACGTCGTCAAGGCTGTCGTTCTCGATGTGGACGTCGACAAGGAGCGCATCTCGCTCGGCATCAAGCAGCTCGGCAAAGACTCGGTCGGCGAAGCCGCCGCTTCCGGCGACCTGCGCAAGAATGCCGTCGTTTCGTGCGAAGTCATCGCCGTCAACGACGGTGGTGTAGAGGTTCGTCTCGTCAACCACGAAGACATCACCTCGTTCATCCGCCGCAACGACCTGGCACGCGATCGCGACGATCAGCGTCCGGAGCGTTTCTCGGTCGGCCAGGTCTTCGATGCCCGCATCGTCAACTTCTCCAAGAAGGACCGCAAGGTCATGCTGTCGATCAAGGCTCTCGAGATCGCAGAAGAGAAGGAAGCAGTTGCTCAGTTCGGTTCGTCCGACTCTGGCGCTTCGCTCGGCGACATCCTCGGCGCAGCTCTGAAGAACCGCGGCAACAACGAGTAA